One Poecilia reticulata strain Guanapo linkage group LG19, Guppy_female_1.0+MT, whole genome shotgun sequence genomic window carries:
- the ep300a gene encoding histone acetyltransferase p300 isoform X2 produces the protein MAENVLDSGPPSAKRPKLSSPALSASASDGNDFGTLLDLEHDLPDELIIPSEPVLVNDGDLNQLNSSLGRGPTGGTAGGMGLGFGPGPGGEPGGVGGGQDAVAKHKQLSELLRTTTSSQQGHPGAMGGPGGPAVMGQHLANMKVSSGQGPQQMMGGQQQHLSQQQANMMQQPGMMGNRGMMGVQQKANNGQQQQPGMMGSQVMNGSPRMGFGNQGMASSSNMLADTLQQQGAAGPGAMRGQQHGAMNKPGMMGNPGGSFGAPYQGGQGLGAAGLGPQLQNKGPMANNLGQFNVDKKTQPMQAMGAMSQTAVGGPTGAPVGGAPGMVPSAQAGLAGYNAQSSAASAAAGAPPTADPEKRKLIQQQLVLLLHAHKCQRREQANGEVRQCNLPHCRTMKNVLNHMTHCQAGKSCQVAHCASSRQIISHWKNCTRHDCPVCLPLKNAGDKRNPQCESLLSAAGSGLGSSLGSVPGQPSTPNINPPSQIDPSSIERAYAALGLTYQGNQIQGQTGPPNMASQGQAGMRPLNPMSVNPIGVNGGVGGPPQSQQASLLQDTMMHLNVNNQSLMNDAVGVGSMPTAAPPSATGIKKGWHEDITQDLRNHLVHKLVQAIFPTPDPAALKDRRMENLVAYARKVEGDMYESANSRAEYYHLLAEKIYKIQKELEEKRRTRLQKQGTAGSGMGQSPTGLPQNGPLSDPSMVRPPGPTQINRMQNPGMNQFNQMGMPAMGQRSTPPLTLGASGNQLGMVGPRVGQPNVNTMPTQYLSHGQFPGSGPGVGAPQPGLAQPGAQGGMAQAQMGTPPSLSVASPLAQPGSVGGPSGVPSVGPMGPQSAGGGGPNASLGTPAPSVTSSNSNQQANSIPHLGPMRGSSPSPAHSRSPTPHQTPPRLAGSQTPQPHTPNAPQLAGPPLVLQQNQLSQGPGSNKPLQQQHMGPSGSTTPSHPGLAPSSTPHAAQLPRTPLSQKGSFPADSQAMTPASVGSQDAASQQPPLDASATKMEPKAEVKHEDEEEEESDTGSCSKGGKLSNHKAEEKPVKLEPKKEECSGDRGKGVPMDTSMLSVAMKTEEKKPEVKKEVKEEESSEAAAPQAPVKKKIFKPEELRQALMPTLESLYRQDPESLPFRMPVDPKLLCIPDYFDIVKNPMDLSTIKRKLDTGQYQDPWQYVDDIWLMFNNAWLYNRKTSRVYKYCSKLAEVFEQEIDPVMQGLGYCCGRKLEFSPQTLCCYGKQLCTIPRDAVYFSYQNSSPKFGLVADRYHYCEKCFNEIQGETVSLGDDPTQPQTSINKDQFEKKKNDTLDPELLVECMDCGRRMHQICVLHNETIWPAGFVCDGCLKKINKPRKENKYSAKRLPQTKLGTFLESRVNDFLKRQAHPESGEVFIRIVHVSDKVVEVKPGMKSRFVDSGEMSESFPYRTKALFAFEDIDGVDVCFFGMHVQEYGSDCPQPNQRRVYISYLDSVHFFRPRCLRTAVYHEILISYLEYVKRLGYTTGHIWACPPSEGDDYIFHCHPLDQKIPKPKRLQEWYKKMLDKAVAERIVHDYKDIFKQATEDRLTSAKELPYFEGDFWPNVLEESIKELEQEEEERKKEESSTSNESIDDAKSDSKNAKKKNNKKTSKNKSSLSRSNKKKPGMPNVSNDLSQKLYATMEKHKEVFFVIRLIAGPMANALPPIVDPDPLMACDLMDGRDAFLTLARDKHLEFSSLRRAKWSSMCMLVELHNQSQDRFVYTCNECKHHVETRFHCTVCEDYDLCITCYNTKGHEHKMEKLGLGLDDESSNQAAATTQSPGDSRRLSIQRCIQSLVHACQCRNANCSLPSCQKMKRVVQHTKGCKRKTNGGCPICKQLIALCCYHAKHCQENKCPVPFCLNIKHKLRQQQLQHRLQQAQMLRRRMASMQRVGQVPPGGPPGGNGLPSPSGNNGATGPATPTSVGTQPPTPQTPTPGSIPPLSQPQGVQMGGMVTPGQQPGGAMTPQHHHQQFQAEGMMMSPQQQMMNQQQQAPNVQQLQHPGGLPPYNPRPPGPASLHQSLGKPGLGPATPPQQQQTNQGQGSMPVQSQPQGPPLAAVETALKIQRLAETQSRMAQAQAQIRGLGQGGMIPQHPHHQNSPAQMVMPHIGAQGMAPQTQGVVGRTMLESQQHGMVAGTQPQLTSQIQQPLQPTNQQWGGPRGPTMNPQTRTAMMGSMPPQQQAAITQQPPPMNPQQTQAGNRGLMQVLGVSEGAAGAPGLMQGGGTGNLPQGAVQELLRTLRSPTSPQQQQQVLNILRSNPTLMAAFIRQRTARYQGSQGGPGGPPAGGPGGVRFPGSAGGLPNVGGPGANQLGNLDGQQQVNVSQMGMNIAQGGAGGGNMPTMAQLQQLQQLQQQQQQQQQQQRPMLQQQMAALQQQQQGAMQAGQQGNLANMNPQFRELLMRRQLQQQQLQQQQLQQQQQQLQQQQQQLQQQQQLQQQQMANHGPFQQQQQAQQSFMQPGQGQAGMPPSSQPQPAGGTVGVQQQQQGPQGGPGQQGYPMSQVAAALQQRLHQVQMQQSTMGGHQGPDLSGGVSGPPPHPGQGASGPGQQQGGVGVPQLSQGMVHQNFQQRLLQPSHLGGGSPAQHSSPMSPQMAQSPHIPGQGGLGPAGSLGSQVRSPQPSPRPQSQPPHSSPSPRMQPSSQPQPQPSPHRISPQTQSGSPHPGHLAQHHPSMALPQPPQVQQQALSQQQQPPGGSVDPSQFSDQNSIMSQLSGMAGIHGGQGTQPDMLGGNNNSGSSNSQELNHNLM, from the exons ATGGCCGAGAACGTTCTGGACTCTGGCCCGCCTTCAGCCAAGAGGCCTAAACTCTCCTCTCCGGCACTTTCCGCCTCCGCCAGCGATGGAAATG ATTTCGGGACGCTGTTGGACTTGGAGCACGACCTCCCGGATGAGCTGATCATTCCCAGTGAACCGGTTCTGGTCAACGATGGGGATCTGAACCAGCTGAACAGCAGCTTGGGACGAGGCCCCACAGGTGGAACAGCAGGGGGAATGGGGCTGGGCTTCGGCCCCGGTCCCGGGGGGGAACCTGGCGGGGTTGGCGGGGGCCAAGACGCAGTGGCCAAGCACAAGCAACTGTCAGAGCTTTTGCGTACAACCACCTCCAGTCAACAAGGACATCCGGGAGCCATGGGCGGCCCCGGAGGCCCCGCGGTGATGGGGCAGCACCTAGCCAACATGAAGGTATCCTCAGGTCAGGGGCCTCAGCAGATGATGGgggggcagcagcagcatctctcCCAGCAGCAGGCCAACATGATGCAGCAGCCGGGGATGATGGGTAACAGGGGCATGATGGGAGTGCAGCAGAAAGCCAATAacggccagcagcagcagccaggcaTGATGGGAAGCCAGGTGATGAACGGCTCCCCTAGGATGGGCTTCGGGAACCAGGGgatggccagcagcagcaacatgttGGCCGAtacgctgcagcagcagggagcCGCGGGGCCGGGAGCCATGAGGGGCCAACAGCATGGAGCCATGAACAAG CCGGGCATGATGGGAAACCCAGGCGGCTCGTTTGGAGCTCCATATCAAGGAGGTCAGGGCCTGGGAGCTGCAGGGCTGGGCCCTCAGCTCCAGAACAAAGGGCCCATGGCCAACAACCTGGGCCAGTTCAATGTGGACAAGAAGACCCAGCCAATGCAAGCAATGGGTGCCATG TCGCAGACGGCTGTGGGCGGTCCAACGGGCGCACCGGTGGGAGGAGCACCAGGGATGGTCCCCAGCGCGCAGGCGGGCCTAGCAGGATACAACGCGCAGTCCTCCGCGGCGTCGGCTGCGGCCGGAGCGCCACCCACAGCGGACCCCGAGAAGCGCAAGctgatccagcagcagctggtccTCCTGCTTCATGCGCACAAGTGCCAGCGGCGGGAGCAGGCCAACGGAGAGGTCCGGCAGTGCAACCTGCCCCACTGTCGCACCATGAAGAACGTCCTGAACCACATGACCCACTGCCAGGCCGGCAAGTCCTGTCAAG TGGCTCACTGTGCGTCCTCCAGACAGATCATCTCCCACTGGAAGAACTGCACGCGCCACGATTGTCCTGTTTGTCTGCCACTGAAGAACGCCGGGGACAAGAGGAACCCGCAGTGTGAGT CTCTGCTGAGTGCAGCAGGTTCAGGACTGGGAAGCTCGCTGGGTTCGGTCCCTGGTCAGCCCAGTACTCCCAACATCAACCCACCCAGCCAGATTGATCCCAGTTCAATAGAGAGAGCCTACGCCGCCCTGGGGCTCACCTACCAGGGAAACCAGATCCAGGGTCAGACCGGTCCACCCAACATGGCCAGCCAAGGTCAGGCCGGCATGAGGCCTCTGAACCCAATGa GTGTGAATCCGATCGGGGTCAACGGCGGCGTGGGCGGCCCCCCTCAGAGTCAACAAGCCAGTTTACTACAGGACACCATGATGCATCTTAATGTGAATAACCAAAG TTTGATGAATGATGCTGTAGGAGTCGGATCCATGCCCACAGCAGCCCCTCCCTCCGCCACAGGGATAAAGAAAGGCTGGCATGAAGACATTACACAGGACCTCCGGAACCACCTGGTGCACAAGCT TGTCCAGGCCATCTTTCCGACTCCGGATCCCGCTGCGCTGAAGGACCGTCGGATGGAGAACCTGGTGGCCTACGCCCGGAAGGTAGAGGGAGACATGTACGAGTCGGCCAACAGCAGA gcTGAGTACTATCACCTGCTGGCAGAAAAGATCTATAAGATccagaaggagctggaggagaaaagaCGGACTCGGCTGCAGAAACAGGGCACAGCAGGGTCCGGCATGGGTCAGTCACCAACCGGACTGCCTCAGA ACGGCCCTCTCTCTGATCCATCCATGGTGCGGCCTCCTGGACCCACTCAGATCAACAGGATGCAAAACCCAG GTATGAACCAGTTCAATCAGATGGGGATGCCAGCtatgggtcagaggtcaacacCGCCTCTTACTTTGGGAGCATCTGGCAACCAG CTTGGGATGGTTGGGCCCAGAGTGGGACAGCCCAATGTCAACACAATGCCGACCCAGTATCTGTCCCATGGACAGTTTCCTGGGTCAGGACCTGGAGTTGGAGCACCTCAGCCTGGACTGGCCCAGCCTGGAGCCCAGGGTGGGATGGCACAG GCCCAGATGGGAACTCCTCCATCTCTCTCCGTGGCCAGTCCTCTGGCACAGCCCGGTTCAGTGGGCGGTCCTAGTGGGGTCCCCTCTGTGGGGCCCATGGGTCCCCAGAGTGCGGGAGGCGGCGGTCCCAATGCATCTCTTGGCACCCCCGCTCCATCCGTCACCTCATCTAACTCCAACCAGCAAGCCAACTCCATCCCCCACCTGGGACCCATGCGTGGCAGCTCTCCCTCCCCGGCACACAGTCGCTCCCCCACGCCCCACCAGACGCCCCCCAGACTAGCGGGCTCCCAGACGCCGCAGCCACACACCCCCAACGCTCCTCAGCTGGCGGGGCCCCCACTGGTCCTTCAGCAGAATCAGCTCAGCCAGGGCCCTGGCTCCAACAAGCCCCTCCAGCAGCAACACATGGGGCCCTCAGGTTCAACCACTCCATCTCATCCCGGACTAGCCCCCAGCTCCACGCCGCACGCCGCTCAACTGCCCCGCACTCCG CTGTCCCAGAAGGGCTCGTTCCCAGCAGACAGCCAGGCCATGACACCGGCCTCCGTCGGTAGTCAGGATGCTGCGTCCCAGCAGCCGCCGCTGGACGCCTCCGCCACCAAGATGGAGCCCAAGGCGGAGGTGAAGCacgaggatgaggaggaggaggagagtgaCACGGGCAGTTGCTCCAAAGGGGGGAAGCTGAGCAACCACAAAGCGGAGGAAAAACCTGTCAAACTAGAACCTAAGAAGGAGGAGTGTTCCGGAGACAGAGGGAAAGGAGTCCCCATGGACACATCCATGCTGTCAGTGGCCATGAAGACCGAAGAGAAGAAGCCAGAGGTGAAGAAGGAGGTGAAAGAGGAGGAGAGTTCAGAGGCAGCTGCTCCACAGGCTCCTGTGAAGAAGAAGA TCTTCAAGCCGGAGGAGCTTCGTCAGGCCCTCATGCCCACACTGGAGTCGCTCTACCGACAAGACCCAGAATCCCTCCCGTTCAGAATGCCTGTGGACCCAAAGCTGCTCTGCATACCT GACTACTTTGACATAGTGAAGAACCCGATGGACCTATCGACTATCAAGAGAAAGTTAGACACAG GTCAGTACCAGGACCCGTGGCAGTACGTGGACGACATCTGGCTGATGTTCAACAACGCCTGGCTGTACAATCGCAAAACGTCCCGCGTCTACAAGTACTGCTCCAAGCTGGCCGAGGTGTTCGAGCAGGAGATCGACCCCGTCATGCAGGGCCTGGGCTACTGCTGCGGCAGGAAG CTGGAGTTTTCTCCGCAGACACTGTGCTGCTACGGGAAGCAGCTGTGCACCATTCCCAGAGATGCCGTTTACTTCAGCTACCAAAACAG TTCACCAAAATTTGGGCTTGTTGCTGACAGGTACCACTACTGCGAGAAGTGCTTCAACGAGATCCAGGGAGAGACCGTTTCCCTGGGCGACGACCCCACCCAGCCGCAAAC GTCCATAAACAAGGATcagtttgagaaaaagaaaaatgacacacTGGACCCTGAGCT GCTAGTTGAATGTATGGACTGCGGACGCAGGATGCATCAGATCTGTGTTTTGCACAATGAAACAATCTGGCCAGCTGG TTTTGTTTGTGATGGCTGTTTAAAGAAGATAAACAAGCCGAGGAAAGAGAACAAGTATTCTGCCAAAA GGTTGCCCCAGACGAAGCTGGGAACCTTCCTGGAGTCAAGAGTGAACGACTTCCTGAAGCGCCAGGCCCATCCTGAATCCGGAGAGGTCTTTATCCGGATCGTCCATGTTTCTGACAAAGTGGTGGAAGTCAAACCAGGAATGAAgtccag GTTTGTGGACAGTGGAGAGATGTCCGAGTCGTTCCCTTACAGGACCAAAGCTCTTTTTGCCTTTGAGGACATCGACGGTGTGGATGTCTGCTTCTTTGGGATGCATGTTCAGGAATACGGCTCCGACTGCCCTCAGCCCAACCAGAG GAGAGTCTACATCTCCTATCTGGACAGTGTTCACTTCTTTCGGCCTCGCTGCCTAAGAACAGCAGTTTACCATGAAATCCTCATCAGCTACTTGGAGTACGTCAAGAGGTTAGG TTACACCACCGGTCACATCTGGGCTTGCCCACCTAGTGAGGGCGACGACTACATCTTCCACTGCCATCCTCTGGATCAGAAGATCCCAAAGCCCAAGCGACTGCAGGAGTGGTACAAGAAGATGCTCGACAAAGCCGTAGCGGAGCGGATAGTACACGACTACAAG GATATTTTCAAACAGGCGACGGAGGATCGTTTAACCAGTGCCAAGGAACTGCCTTATTTTGAGGGCGACTTTTGGCCCAACGTGTTGGAGGAGAGTATCAAGGagctggagcaggaggaggaggagaggaagaaggaggagaGCAGTACTTCTAATGAGAGCATTGAT GATGCAAAAAGCGACAGCAAAAAcgcaaagaagaagaacaataaaaagacaagcAAGAACAAAAGCAGCTTGAGTCGCTCGAATAAGAAGAAACCCGGGATGCCCAACGTTTCCAACGATCTGTCGCAGAAACTTTACGCCACAATGGAGAAACACAAAGAG GTGTTCTTTGTGATCCGGCTGATCGCAGGTCCTATGGCGAATGCCTTGCCCCCCATCGTGGACCCGGACCCCCTGATGGCATGTGACCTGATGGACGGTCGGGATGCGTTTCTGACACTGGCCCGGGACAAACACCTTGAGTTCAGCTCATTGAGGAGAGCCAAGTGGAGCTCCATGTGCATGCTGGTGGAGTTGCACAACCAAAGCCAGGACCGCTTTGTTTACACGTGCAACGAGTGCAAGCACCATGTGGAGACCCGCTTCCACTGCACCGTCTGTGAG GATTATGACCTGTGCATCACCTGCTACAACACTAAGGGTCATGAGCACAAGATGGAGAAGCTAGGCCTGGGCTTGGACGATGAGAGCAGCAACCAGGCCGCTGCCACCACCCAGAGCCCAGGAGACTCGCGCCGCCTTAGCATCCAGCGTTGTATCCAGTCCCTTGTCCACGCCTGCCAGTGTCGCAATGCCAACTGCTCCCTGCCATCCTGCCAGAAGATGAAACGGGTCGTCCAACACACGAAAGGCTGCAAGAGAAAAACCAACGGCGGTTGCCCCATCTGCAAGCAGCTCATTGCATTGTGCTGCTACCATGCCAAGCACTGTCAGGAGAACAAGTGTCCAGTGCCATTCTGCCTGAACATTAAGCACAAGCtgcggcagcagcagctacagcaCCGGCTGCAGCAAGCCCAGATGCTGAGGAGGAGAATGGCCAGCATGCAGAGGGTCGGCCAGGTCCCTCCGGGTGGCCCACCTGGGGGGAACGGGCTGCCGTCTCCGAGTGGCAACAACGGAGCAACCGGTCCGGCCACCCCGACATCAGTTGGTACGCAACCTCCGACCCCGCAGACCCCCACCCCGGGGAGCATACCCCCACTTTCTCAGCCACAAGGAGTTCAGATGGGCGGGATGGTCACTCCGGGTCAGCAGCCAGGCGGTGCGATGACCCCTCAGCATCACCACCAGCAGTTCCAGGCAGAAGGGATGATGATGTCTCCTCAGCAGCAGATGAtgaatcagcagcagcaggcacCCAacgtgcagcagctgcagcaccctGGAGGTTTACCTCCATACAACCCCAGACCACCGGGGCCGGCGTCTCTCCATCAGTCGCTAGGAAAACCTGGGTTGGGTCCAGCCACCCcaccccagcagcagcagaccaaCCAGGGGCAGGGGTCCATGCCTGTACAGAGCCAGCCGCAGGGGCCTCCTCTAGCCGCAGTAGAGACTGCCCTAAAGATCCAACGACTAGCAGAGACCCAGAGTCGGATGGCTCAGGCCCAGGCGCAGATTCGTGGCTTGGGGCAGGGCGGCATGATCCCCCAGCACCCCCACCACCAGAACAGCCCAGCACAGATGGTAATGCCCCACATTGGGGCCCAGGGCATGGCCCCCCAGACTCAGGGAGTGGTTGGCAGGACTATGTTGGAATCGCAGCAACACGGGATGGTAGCTGGCACACAACCCCAGCTGACCTCTCAAATTCAGCAACCACTTCAGCCAACAAACCAGCAGTGGGGGGGCCCCAGGGGGCCGACCATGAACCCACAAACAAGGACAGCTATGATGGGGTCTATGCCCCCCCAGCAGCAGGCTGCCATCACTCAGCAGCCGCCACCAATGAATCCGCAGCAGACCCAAGCAGGAAACCGAGGTTTGATGCAGGTGTTGGGTGTGTCAGAAGGGGCAGCAGGGGCCCCTGGGCTGATGCAAGGAGGTGGAACGGGTAACTTGCCCCAGGGAGCAGTACAGGAGCTTCTGCGTACCCTCCGCTCCCCAACCTCaccccagcagcagcaacaagtCCTCAACATCCTGCGCTCCAACCCAACTCTGATGGCCGCCTTCATACGCCAGAGAACAGCCCGGTACCAAGGTTCTCAGGGAGGCCCTGGGGgcccaccagcagggggccctgGAGGTGTAAGGTTCCCAGGCTCTGCTGGAGGCTTGCCCAATGTAGGGGGACCTGGAGCCAACCAGCTTGGCAACTTGGATGGGCAACAACAGGTTAACGTTAGCCAGATGGGGATGAATATCGCTCAGGGTGGAGCCGGGGGAGGCAACATGCCCACCATggctcagctgcagcagctgcagcagctgcagcagcagcagcagcagcagcagcagcagcagcgtcccATGTTGCAACAGCAGATGGCTGctctgcaacagcagcaacagggaGCAATGCAAGCTGGACAACAAGGCAACCTGGCAAATATGAATCCTCAGTTCAGAGAGTTGCTAATGAGGAGACAGCTACAGCAACAGCAGCTACAGCAACAGCAGCtacagcaacagcaacaacagctgcagcagcaacagcagcagctacagcaacagcagcaactaCAGCAGCAACAAATGGCGAACCATGGGCCGttccaacaacagcagcaagCGCAGCAGAGCTTCATGCAACCTGGACAAGGACAGGCAGGGATGCCTCCGTCCTCTCAGCCGCAGCCTGCAGGGGGCACTGTGGgagtccagcagcagcaacaaggACCACAGGGGGGGCCAGGTCAGCAAGGGTACCCCATGTCACAAGTAGCTGCTGCGCTGCAGCAGAGGCTGCATCAGGTGCAGATGCAGCAGAGCACCATGGGTGGTCACCAAGGACCAGATCTGAGTGGGGGGGTTTCTGGACCCCCCCCGCACCCCGGACAGGGTGCCTCAGGGCCGGGGCAGCAGCAGGGTGGAGTCGGAGTGCCACAGCTGTCCCAAGGCATGGTTCACCAGAACTTCCAGCAGAGACTGCTGCAGCCATCACACCTGGGGGGCGGCTCGCCCGCCCAGCACAGCAGCCCCATGAGCCCCCAGATGGCCCAGTCCCCCCACATCCCGGGCCAAGGTGGCCTCGGCCCGGCAGGCTCACTGGGCAGCCAGGTCCGCTCCCCTCAGCCCTCCCCCCGGCCGCAGTCGCAACCACCACACTCCAGCCCGTCCCCGCGCATGCAGCCCTCCTCCCAGCCCCAGCCACAGCCCTCACCTCACCGCATCTCCCCACAGACGCAGAGCGGGTCGCCGCACCCGGGCCACCTCGCCCAGCACCACCCCAGCATGGCGCTGCCCCAGCCACCGCAGGTCCAACAGCAAGCTTtgtcccagcagcagcagccaccagggggctccgTGGATCCCAGTCAGTTCAGTGACCAGAACTCCATCATGTCCCAGCTGAGCGGGATGGCAGGGATTCACGGAGGGCAAGGCACGCAGCCGGACATGCTGGGGGGAAACAATaacagcggcagcagcaacagcCAGGAGCTCAACCACAATCTCATGTAG